One window of the Zea mays cultivar B73 chromosome 3, Zm-B73-REFERENCE-NAM-5.0, whole genome shotgun sequence genome contains the following:
- the LOC103651934 gene encoding peroxidase 5, which translates to MPRSADVTLLFLVAVHALLVTHAALQEGFYTSNTDCTVDVEATVASVVQQFISADRGVGAGLIRPPPLPRLLRQGLRRFGSHRREPSQPGPGEGVAVERRPPRAGGDPGGQAAARERVPRDRVLRRHPRLRRPRRVRSNVLSSGAIDYGVPSGRRDGLTSAASDDSRSLPPPFARLDRLTELFAAKGFTQDELVTLSGAHSVGRAHCASFSHRIHIHPTVSETMDAQYGAGLQQRCPTDAGDAVDQDQATPADLDNQYYRNLLAGKVLFRSDWALISDNTTSQMVPDNAGNQAQWAAKFVDAMRKMGALDVVTDSPATCRAK; encoded by the exons ATGCCACGCAGCGCCGACGTGACGCTGCTGTTCTTGGTAGCCGTCCACGCGCTTCTCGTCACTCATGCCGCTCTGCAGGAAGGTTTCTACACGAGCAACACCGACTGCACGGTGGACGTGGAGGCCACCGTGGCGAGCGTCGTCCAGCAGTTCATCTCCGCGGACCGTGGCGTCGGCGCAGGCCTCATCCGTCCGCCTCCACTTCCACGACTGCTTCGTCAAG GGTTGCGACGGTTCGGTTCTCATCGACGCGAGCCCAGCCAACCCGGACCCGGAGAAGGCGTCGCCGTCGAACGGCGGCCTCCGCGGGCTGGAGGCGATCCAGGAGGCCAAGCGGCAGCTCGAGAGCGCGTGCCCAGGGACCGTGTCCTGCGCCGACATCCTCGCCTTCGCCGCCCGCGACGCGTCCGGTCCAACGTCCTGAGCTCCGGGGCGATCGACTACGGCGTGCCCTCCGGCCGCCGTGACGGGCTCACCTCAGCCGCGTCCGACGACAGCCGGAGCCTGCCCCCGCCGTTCGCCAGGCTCGACCGCCTCACGGAGCTCTTCGCCGCCAAGGGGTTCACGCAGGACGAGCTGGTCACGCTCTCCGGCGCGCACTCCGTCGGCCGCGCTCACTGCGCGTCCTTCTCGCACCGGATACACATACACCCCACCGTAAGCGAGACCATGGACGCGCAGTACGGCGCCGGACTGCAGCAGCGGTGTCCCACGGACGCCGGGGACGCGGTGGACCAGGACCAGGCCACGCCGGCCGACCTCGACAATCAGTACTACAGGAACCTGCTCGCCGGGAAGGTGCTCTTCCGCTCGGACTGGGCGCTCATCAGCGACAACACGACGAGCCAGATGGTGCCGGACAACGCGGGGAACCAGGCGCAGTGGGCAGCCAAGTTTGTCGACGCCATGCGCAAGATGGGCGCCTTGGACGTCGTCACCGACTCACCGGCGACCTGCAGGGCGAAGTAA